One stretch of Deltaproteobacteria bacterium DNA includes these proteins:
- a CDS encoding lysophospholipid acyltransferase family protein yields the protein MKDRFYHLLMILSKGAGIWLFRLVAWIIATGYFCLFPSRVAVSVRFYAALFPDRRRIGHLCCAWRQFHEFTDVFLDRFLQNEAYPMYFTHEGWEYLENAVKQRTGGILLMSHLGSWELAAHRLLQSHGRDLPEMKLLLYMGRKHKEQIEHRQKQDLAARGIKIVTVEKEGNAPIDILEGINFLKSGGIVSLTGDRSWRKDQRVVPVRFLGHEVFLPESPFVFALLSRTPLLIFFATRVGRFAYHCQVLTPVYVEAKNRKDRQRAIREAAQTYIDGLERVVRQHPYAWFHFEPFLGRKLEE from the coding sequence ATGAAGGACCGTTTCTACCATCTGCTGATGATTCTGTCGAAAGGAGCGGGGATCTGGCTGTTTCGCCTGGTCGCCTGGATTATCGCCACGGGGTACTTTTGTCTGTTTCCATCCCGTGTCGCTGTGAGCGTCCGCTTTTACGCCGCACTCTTTCCGGACAGACGCAGGATAGGCCACCTCTGTTGCGCCTGGAGGCAGTTTCACGAGTTCACCGATGTCTTTCTGGACCGTTTTCTCCAGAACGAGGCTTACCCCATGTATTTCACCCATGAAGGCTGGGAATATCTTGAAAACGCGGTGAAACAGCGCACGGGAGGCATTTTGCTCATGAGTCACCTGGGCAGCTGGGAACTGGCCGCCCATAGACTTCTGCAATCCCATGGCCGGGATCTTCCGGAAATGAAACTCCTGCTTTACATGGGCCGGAAACACAAGGAACAAATTGAGCATCGCCAGAAGCAAGACCTAGCGGCCCGAGGTATCAAAATCGTTACCGTGGAAAAGGAGGGGAATGCCCCGATTGATATTCTGGAAGGCATCAATTTTCTGAAGAGCGGCGGTATTGTATCCCTGACGGGGGACCGGTCCTGGCGTAAAGACCAGCGTGTCGTACCGGTAAGATTTTTGGGGCACGAAGTGTTTCTTCCTGAAAGTCCCTTTGTCTTCGCCCTGCTGTCCCGTACCCCTCTCCTGATCTTCTTTGCCACAAGGGTTGGACGTTTTGCCTACCATTGCCAGGTTCTCACACCAGTTTACGTGGAGGCCAAAAATCGGAAGGACCGGCAACGTGCCATCAGGGAGGCGGCCCAGACCTATATCGATGGACTGGAACGGGTTGTCCGTCAGCATCCGTATGCCTGGTTCCATTTTGAACCCTTTCTCGGACGGAAACTGGAGGAATAA